In Mycolicibacterium lutetiense, the sequence TGCGCGTGGCACCGAGGCCGGCCGCGTGGTCCAGTGCCCAACGGTAGGCGGCATAGGCGTCGTCGATCGCCGCCGGCGCCTTGTGCTCGGGCGCCAGCCGGTAGTCGACGGAGATCACCTGTATTCCGCCGTCCCGGCAGATCAGCCGGCACAGGCTGTCGTGGGTGTCGAGGTCACCGATCACGAAGCCGCCGCCGTGGAAGTACAGCAGCAGCGCCGAGGTGTCCGGGGATCCGGTGCCGTCCGGGACGTAACGTCGCGCCCGGAGAGGGCCGGCCGGGCCGGGAATCGAAATCTCGGTCACATCCGCGCGGATGCGGGGATCCATCATGGCCGCGGTGGCCCGCAGCGCGGCCCGCGATACGGCGACACCGGACTGCGAGCTGTGATCGGCGACCAGACCCCCGACTCCGGCGGCGTGTTCGGCGGCCAGGGTGAACTGCAGTGTGGTGTCCAGGGTGTTGCCGTCGACGACCACCGAACGCCCGCCCAGCAGCAGGCGTTTGGTCCGGTCGGAGATCCGCGGAATCGCCGACAGGGTGAACTTGGTTGCCCGCTGGAGCACTGCCTGTTTGACCGTGTCCCGGCTGTGGCCACCAGCTCCACCCAGGGCCTGCCCGCCTGGCAGACTTTCCGTCATGGCTGCTCCCTCTGTAAGTCCTCGCGTCACGCTCAATGACGGTAATTCGATACCGCAGGTCGGGTTGGGAGTTTGGCAGACCCCTGCCGAGGAGACCGAACGGGCAGTGACCGCGGCCCTGCGGACCGGCTACCGGCACATCGACACCGC encodes:
- a CDS encoding alpha/beta hydrolase translates to MTESLPGGQALGGAGGHSRDTVKQAVLQRATKFTLSAIPRISDRTKRLLLGGRSVVVDGNTLDTTLQFTLAAEHAAGVGGLVADHSSQSGVAVSRAALRATAAMMDPRIRADVTEISIPGPAGPLRARRYVPDGTGSPDTSALLLYFHGGGFVIGDLDTHDSLCRLICRDGGIQVISVDYRLAPEHKAPAAIDDAYAAYRWALDHAAGLGATRIVVGGDSAGGNLAAVVAQQARDSELPLPALQLLLYPVTDMSSETRSKTLFSDGYFLSKRDMDWFSGHYLDGAEVSADDPVVSPLLSEDLSGLPPALVVTAGFDPLRDEGNRYARAMQDAGVVVDLREERSMIHAFANFFPLGGGSATATSAMISALRAHLSHAES